A single Perca flavescens isolate YP-PL-M2 chromosome 2, PFLA_1.0, whole genome shotgun sequence DNA region contains:
- the scoca gene encoding short coiled-coil protein A, whose product MNCDIDGDMENQVEMEEKTRLINQVLELQHTLEDLSARVDAVKEENLKLKSENQVLGQYIENLMSASSVFQTTDTKSKRK is encoded by the exons ATGAACTGCGATATAGATG GAGACATGGAGAACCAGGTGGAGATGGAGGAGAAGACGAGGTTAATAAATCAAGTTTTGGAACTTCAGCACACACTggaag ACCTGTCAGCGCGGGTCGACGCAGTCAAGGAGGAGAACCTGAAGCTAAAGTCTGAGAACCAGGTCCTCGGTCAGTACATCGAGAACCTCATGTCTGCCTCCAGCGTCTTCCAGACCACTGACACCAAGAGCAAACGGAAGTGA